The following are encoded together in the Actinoplanes sp. N902-109 genome:
- a CDS encoding NADH-quinone oxidoreductase subunit I: MSEQADRSTPGKGLVNGLAVTLKTMTRRSSTQQYPDVQPDLPPRSRGVIALLEENCTVCMLCARECPDWCIYIDSHKEEVVVPGAARARQRNVLDRFDIDFSLCMYCGICIEVCPFDALHWSPEFEYSQTDVLDLLHDKDRLGAWMPTVPPPPAHDVLGEPSKEEATAARKLAGPGAATAAKTARPAARPKPAPAPQDRPAEPEQ, encoded by the coding sequence ATGAGCGAGCAGGCTGATCGGTCCACGCCCGGTAAAGGGCTGGTGAACGGGCTGGCCGTCACGCTGAAGACGATGACCAGGCGATCGAGCACCCAGCAGTATCCCGACGTCCAGCCCGATCTGCCGCCGCGCTCCCGCGGGGTCATCGCGCTGCTCGAGGAGAACTGCACCGTCTGCATGCTCTGTGCACGCGAGTGCCCCGACTGGTGCATCTACATCGACTCGCACAAGGAAGAAGTCGTCGTCCCCGGAGCGGCCCGCGCCCGGCAGCGCAACGTGCTCGACCGCTTCGACATCGACTTCTCCCTGTGTATGTACTGCGGCATCTGCATCGAGGTCTGCCCGTTCGACGCGCTGCACTGGTCCCCCGAGTTCGAGTACTCCCAGACCGACGTGCTCGACCTGCTGCACGACAAAGACCGCCTCGGCGCCTGGATGCCGACGGTGCCGCCCCCGCCCGCCCACGACGTCCTCGGCGAGCCCTCCAAGGAAGAAGCCACCGCGGCGCGCAAGCTGGCCGGCCCGGGCGCGGCCACCGCCGCCAAGACCGCCCGCCCCGCGGCCCGCCCCAAGCCCGCCCCGGCGCCGCAGGACCGACCCGCGGAGCCGGAGCAGTGA